One window of the Desulfatiglans sp. genome contains the following:
- the lpxD gene encoding UDP-3-O-(3-hydroxymyristoyl)glucosamine N-acyltransferase, with the protein MELTLEKIARLIKGTVAGNRGRIISGMNSLENAKEGDIAFFYDARYRDQAISTKASALIVTEKLEGYTGDQILAANPKLAYARLAAMFAPKAPRYEGISSDVCIDETAVVGSGVSIYPFVYVGKNAVIGDNAILFPGVFIGNNAKVGSNSVLHSNVALYENCIIGANVIIHAGCVIGSDGFGYVQSDEGNVKVPQLGNVMIDDDVEIGANSTIDRAASGTTHIKRGVKIDNLVQVAHNVVIGEHSIVVALSGISGSVKVGKNVIIGGQVGIKDHISIGDRAIVGSAAGVHKPIAEGEAVLGNPEMPPRLWMETRALIRRLPELNKKVRDLEKRLKELEEK; encoded by the coding sequence TTGGAACTTACACTCGAAAAGATAGCCAGGCTCATAAAGGGCACAGTAGCCGGAAATAGGGGGCGCATTATCTCCGGTATGAATTCCCTTGAAAATGCAAAAGAGGGGGATATAGCCTTTTTTTATGATGCAAGATACAGGGATCAGGCCATTTCAACAAAGGCATCTGCACTGATTGTTACAGAAAAACTGGAGGGCTACACAGGTGATCAGATACTAGCAGCAAACCCGAAGCTTGCCTATGCAAGGCTTGCGGCCATGTTTGCGCCTAAGGCACCTCGTTACGAAGGCATCAGCAGTGATGTATGCATAGATGAAACGGCAGTGGTCGGCAGTGGTGTGTCAATCTACCCTTTTGTGTATGTCGGTAAAAATGCTGTTATTGGTGATAATGCAATACTTTTTCCAGGGGTCTTTATCGGCAATAATGCAAAGGTGGGCAGTAACAGCGTGCTCCACTCCAATGTTGCCCTGTATGAGAATTGCATTATAGGCGCAAATGTGATCATCCATGCAGGGTGTGTGATCGGGAGCGATGGCTTCGGATATGTCCAGAGTGATGAAGGGAATGTCAAGGTGCCTCAGCTTGGCAATGTCATGATAGATGATGATGTTGAGATAGGAGCAAACAGCACCATAGACCGCGCGGCAAGCGGCACAACCCATATAAAAAGAGGTGTAAAGATAGATAACCTTGTGCAGGTGGCCCATAATGTGGTTATTGGTGAGCACAGCATTGTTGTAGCCCTTTCAGGCATCTCCGGGAGTGTAAAGGTTGGTAAAAATGTTATTATAGGCGGTCAGGTCGGGATAAAAGATCATATTTCAATAGGCGACAGGGCCATTGTAGGTTCTGCCGCAGGTGTGCATAAACCCATAGCAGAGGGCGAAGCGGTTCTTGGCAACCCTGAGATGCCGCCAAGGCTCTGGATGGAGACCCGGGCCCTTATCAGAAGACTCCCTGAGCTTAATAAAAAGGTAAGGGATCTTGAAAAAAGACTTAAGGAACTCGAAGAAAAGTAA
- a CDS encoding OmpH family outer membrane protein: MKHLTKILTVAVAFLFIQLGVSAAEPLKIGVLDLQRCIQESNEGKRIAESLKNKQAEMQKDLDKKQQALIDMQKDMEKQSLMLSMDAKTEREKEFEKKRRDLNYLVQDMTEEMKKAETDARISILNILSGVVEAIAKQQKLDLIAERSNGGILYFAKELDITDQVLAELNRVKP, encoded by the coding sequence ATGAAACATTTAACCAAAATATTAACAGTAGCAGTCGCTTTTCTTTTTATTCAACTTGGTGTGTCAGCTGCGGAACCTCTTAAAATAGGGGTGCTTGACCTCCAGAGGTGCATACAGGAATCAAATGAGGGCAAAAGGATAGCTGAATCACTCAAGAATAAACAGGCTGAGATGCAGAAAGACCTTGATAAAAAGCAGCAGGCATTGATTGACATGCAGAAGGATATGGAAAAACAGAGCCTGATGCTGAGCATGGATGCAAAGACAGAAAGGGAAAAGGAGTTTGAGAAAAAGAGACGTGACCTCAATTATCTTGTTCAGGACATGACTGAAGAGATGAAAAAGGCAGAGACAGATGCCCGCATCAGCATACTTAATATCCTGTCAGGGGTGGTTGAAGCAATTGCCAAGCAGCAAAAGCTTGACCTGATAGCCGAAAGGTCGAATGGCGGTATCCTCTATTTTGCCAAGGAACTTGATATTACAGATCAGGTTTTGGCTGAGCTTAACAGGGTAAAACCATAA
- the bamA gene encoding outer membrane protein assembly factor BamA, with translation MVNYNRTEQGFFLNRSARTKPVKRITHIPIFMLLLFFGLFLIPAFASAMDKVVVIPFMVKSTESEENLNITLQKWFSTEMSALGYEVSNPELVNNALGENISYSEPEKQIIPLARANAAKWVIIGEYNHREDDIQLSARVLDPDTGKSPFTVMMVENNKNNIPASLKKIAESLNSQMDKKSVVSDIIIEGNKRVGDDAILMIMESQKGEPFDQVKLDRDLRTIYKMGFFDDVNLITSDSPDGKVITFNLVEKPTIIKISFQGNEKKKDDKLKEELGLKAYSVLNLNDVRQSINRLTEFYKNAGYYNVDIQEKIKELPDNEVTLTYVINEGEKVLISKIEFRGNKVFKNKKLKKEMLTKEKGWLSWFTDSGVLDKKKLEYDVNKLAAFYDSHGYVKARVGEPEVVYDKEKLSLVINIVEGEQYFVNDIVFEGDLLRPADELRRLIDIKKGDPFSRQAVHTETQKIKELYGSLGYAYAEVNPSQRVIEGTNFMDIPLTIDKKKKVRIERINISGNEITKDMVLRRELKIKEGEYFDSQQLAKSRENLDRLEIFEKHEVKTRRGTSDDLMVIDIEGVEKLQRSISFSAGYGGYEKFMFQLQFDNNNLFGRGQNFSIEAMAGSRTTRFNATFTEPWMFDRPVRGTISAYNWDRDYDDYTREQMGGNAGLSFLLGLDDYTRGSVFYTYDRTQITDVYTSIVDPIQDIADNKYLTSSMVFGIERNTKDKWWDTTKGSLNSFTFEYAGGPLGGDVAFNKYTLNSTWYLPLFKGTVLVASAQLGYVEGRSGAYLPIYEKFRIGGIDTVRGYEWGTISPLYPGTYIEIGGDKMWLYKIEYRVPFAKGKGITGLVFFDAGNAFGNDIVKSESWKKGAGASVGFGIRWYSPMGPMRLEYGIKLKERENDPDSGKFEFKIGGSF, from the coding sequence ATGGTAAATTACAATAGAACAGAGCAGGGATTTTTCCTGAACAGATCGGCCCGAACTAAACCTGTTAAAAGGATAACTCATATCCCCATTTTTATGTTGCTGCTCTTTTTCGGCCTGTTTTTAATCCCGGCATTTGCCTCAGCCATGGACAAGGTCGTTGTGATACCCTTTATGGTTAAATCCACCGAGTCTGAGGAAAATCTAAATATTACTCTTCAGAAATGGTTTTCAACCGAGATGTCCGCGCTTGGTTATGAGGTATCTAATCCGGAACTTGTTAATAATGCCCTTGGTGAAAATATCTCCTACTCAGAGCCTGAAAAGCAGATAATCCCTCTAGCCAGGGCTAATGCTGCAAAGTGGGTTATCATTGGCGAGTATAATCATAGAGAAGATGATATCCAGCTTAGTGCCAGGGTGCTTGACCCTGATACCGGCAAATCCCCATTTACAGTGATGATGGTGGAAAATAATAAGAACAACATTCCTGCCTCTTTAAAAAAGATTGCTGAGAGCCTGAACTCCCAGATGGATAAAAAGAGCGTGGTCTCAGATATTATAATTGAAGGGAATAAAAGGGTAGGCGATGATGCCATACTTATGATCATGGAGAGTCAGAAGGGCGAGCCGTTTGATCAGGTGAAACTCGACAGAGACCTTAGAACTATCTATAAAATGGGCTTTTTTGATGATGTAAATCTGATAACATCAGACAGCCCTGATGGTAAGGTGATTACCTTTAATCTGGTAGAAAAGCCCACCATCATCAAGATCAGCTTTCAGGGAAATGAAAAGAAAAAGGATGATAAACTGAAAGAGGAGCTCGGCCTAAAGGCATATTCGGTCCTTAACCTCAATGATGTCAGGCAGAGCATTAACAGGCTGACAGAATTCTACAAGAATGCCGGGTATTATAATGTTGATATACAGGAAAAGATCAAGGAGCTCCCGGATAATGAGGTAACGCTGACCTATGTGATCAATGAAGGGGAAAAGGTGCTTATCTCAAAGATAGAGTTCAGGGGCAACAAGGTGTTTAAGAACAAGAAATTAAAAAAGGAGATGCTTACCAAGGAAAAGGGGTGGCTCTCATGGTTCACTGATTCCGGGGTGCTTGATAAAAAGAAGCTGGAGTATGATGTAAATAAACTGGCAGCCTTTTATGACAGCCACGGATATGTAAAGGCGCGTGTTGGCGAACCTGAGGTTGTATATGATAAAGAGAAACTCAGTCTGGTAATAAATATTGTTGAAGGAGAGCAGTACTTTGTAAATGATATTGTTTTTGAGGGTGACCTCCTGCGGCCCGCGGATGAACTGAGGAGGCTCATAGATATAAAAAAGGGAGACCCCTTCAGCAGGCAGGCCGTTCATACTGAGACCCAGAAAATCAAGGAGCTTTATGGCAGCCTTGGTTATGCATATGCGGAAGTGAATCCTTCACAAAGGGTAATTGAGGGTACGAACTTTATGGATATACCCTTGACAATTGATAAAAAGAAGAAGGTTCGCATAGAGAGGATCAACATTTCCGGTAATGAGATTACAAAGGACATGGTCTTAAGAAGGGAACTTAAAATTAAAGAGGGGGAATATTTTGACAGCCAACAACTGGCAAAAAGCAGGGAGAATCTTGACCGGCTTGAGATCTTTGAAAAACATGAGGTAAAAACCAGGAGGGGGACCAGTGATGACCTGATGGTAATAGATATAGAGGGTGTAGAAAAGCTCCAGAGGTCAATATCCTTTTCTGCGGGGTATGGCGGTTATGAAAAATTTATGTTTCAGCTCCAGTTTGACAACAACAACCTGTTCGGCAGGGGGCAGAATTTCAGTATTGAGGCTATGGCCGGCAGCCGGACAACCAGGTTCAATGCAACATTCACAGAGCCCTGGATGTTTGACAGGCCTGTGAGGGGTACCATATCGGCCTACAACTGGGATAGAGACTATGATGACTACACAAGGGAGCAGATGGGCGGAAATGCAGGCCTCTCCTTCCTGCTGGGGCTGGATGACTATACCAGGGGGAGCGTATTCTACACCTATGACAGGACACAAATAACTGATGTCTACACAAGTATAGTTGATCCCATCCAGGATATTGCCGATAATAAATACCTCACAAGCAGCATGGTTTTTGGCATTGAACGTAATACCAAGGATAAATGGTGGGATACCACAAAAGGGTCTCTGAATTCCTTTACCTTTGAGTATGCCGGAGGTCCTCTTGGCGGGGATGTGGCCTTTAATAAATATACCCTCAATTCAACCTGGTATCTCCCCCTGTTCAAGGGCACAGTGCTGGTTGCAAGCGCGCAGCTTGGTTATGTGGAGGGCCGGTCGGGTGCTTACCTTCCAATTTATGAAAAATTCAGGATCGGGGGTATTGACACTGTCAGGGGGTATGAATGGGGAACCATATCACCACTTTACCCCGGTACATATATTGAAATAGGCGGCGACAAGATGTGGCTCTATAAGATAGAGTACCGAGTACCCTTTGCAAAGGGTAAAGGGATTACCGGGCTTGTATTCTTTGATGCGGGCAATGCCTTTGGCAATGATATAGTAAAGAGTGAGAGCTGGAAAAAAGGCGCAGGGGCATCTGTAGGGTTTGGCATCAGGTGGTATTCGCCAATGGGGCCAATGAGGCTTGAGTATGGCATCAAACTTAAAGAGCGGGAGAATGATCCTGATTCCGGCAAGTTTGAATTCAAGATTGGCGGTTCTTTTTAG
- a CDS encoding ABC transporter ATP-binding protein gives MLELTDIYKSYRHNGNTIEVLKGISITINQGDTLAIIGASGAGKSTLLNIMGGLERPSSGHMKIQGRDIVGLDETALCRMRNREIGFVFQFHHLLPEFNAIENTLMPALISRMGKKEAMDMARNMLNKVGLENRLNHRIGELSGGEQQRVAIARALMMRPKILLADEPTGNLDRNTGKEVVDHLLRIREEENLSMVIVTHNQQLADNMTKVMEIVDGKLQ, from the coding sequence ATGCTTGAATTAACAGATATCTACAAGTCATACAGGCATAATGGCAATACCATTGAGGTGCTCAAGGGGATCAGTATCACCATAAATCAGGGAGATACCCTGGCCATAATCGGGGCATCAGGGGCGGGCAAATCCACACTCCTGAATATCATGGGCGGTCTTGAACGGCCCTCTTCAGGTCATATGAAAATCCAGGGCAGAGACATTGTTGGCCTAGATGAAACAGCCCTCTGCCGCATGAGGAACAGGGAGATAGGGTTTGTTTTCCAGTTTCATCACCTTCTTCCTGAATTTAATGCAATAGAAAACACATTGATGCCAGCCCTGATATCCAGAATGGGGAAAAAGGAAGCAATGGATATGGCGAGAAACATGCTTAATAAGGTCGGGCTTGAAAACCGCCTGAATCACAGGATCGGTGAGCTTTCAGGCGGCGAGCAGCAGAGGGTGGCCATAGCAAGGGCCCTTATGATGAGGCCAAAGATTCTTCTTGCTGACGAACCCACAGGAAATCTTGACAGAAATACAGGCAAAGAGGTAGTTGATCATCTTCTTCGCATCAGAGAGGAAGAGAATCTGAGCATGGTTATTGTTACCCATAATCAGCAACTGGCAGATAACATGACAAAGGTAATGGAGATTGTCGATGGTAAATTACAATAG
- a CDS encoding lipoprotein-releasing ABC transporter permease subunit gives MVLELFLSLRYLKAKRKQAFISIISVISILGVMVGVMSLIVVLSVMNGFRSELMSRSLGIMPHIWVSSDEGSITEYESTKERLKSVQGVTDISPSIMKELLLQSSYTTGAYVRGVDPEGITAITGIKNMMQSGDISSLKNTGDDIPNVIIGIELAKSLRIGEGDIIKLNSPSGRLTPLGRTPKKQNFRVSGIFSSGLIEYDQRLIFISFEEAQRLFAMEGKATHLEVKVDNTEQSDITARKIREILGSGYSVIDWKEYNRSLLGALKLEKTAMFIIQIMIVMVGALNIISVLVMTVLEKAKDIAILRTMGTTKKSIMSIFMIQGLIVGITGTLAGVISGLGICYLISNYIFIEIPSDVYPVSTLPVLIDYADVMVVTIAGFLLSFLTTIYPSWHASRLNPVETLRYE, from the coding sequence ATGGTACTTGAACTCTTTTTAAGCCTGAGATACCTGAAGGCAAAACGAAAACAGGCCTTTATCTCCATAATATCGGTCATCTCCATTTTAGGTGTAATGGTTGGTGTGATGTCCCTTATTGTTGTACTTTCTGTAATGAACGGGTTCAGGTCAGAGCTCATGTCAAGGTCTTTAGGGATAATGCCCCACATATGGGTAAGCAGCGATGAAGGGAGTATAACCGAATATGAGAGTACAAAAGAGAGACTTAAATCTGTTCAAGGGGTGACAGATATATCTCCATCCATTATGAAAGAGTTGCTCCTCCAATCCTCCTACACCACAGGAGCATACGTTCGGGGGGTTGATCCTGAAGGCATAACAGCAATAACCGGTATTAAGAATATGATGCAGAGCGGGGATATCTCATCCCTTAAAAATACCGGCGATGATATCCCTAATGTGATTATCGGGATTGAACTTGCAAAAAGTCTCAGGATCGGTGAGGGGGATATAATAAAACTCAATTCTCCGAGCGGAAGGCTTACCCCACTTGGCAGGACCCCAAAAAAACAAAACTTCAGGGTCTCTGGTATCTTTTCTTCAGGGTTGATAGAGTATGACCAGCGCCTGATATTTATATCTTTTGAGGAAGCCCAGAGGCTCTTTGCTATGGAAGGCAAGGCAACGCACCTGGAGGTTAAGGTGGATAATACTGAGCAATCTGATATTACAGCCAGAAAAATCAGGGAAATACTCGGGAGCGGTTATTCGGTAATTGACTGGAAGGAGTATAACCGCAGCCTGCTTGGGGCGCTCAAGCTGGAAAAAACAGCCATGTTCATCATACAGATCATGATAGTTATGGTTGGGGCGCTTAATATCATCAGCGTCCTTGTTATGACGGTGCTAGAAAAGGCAAAGGATATTGCAATCTTGCGGACAATGGGTACCACAAAAAAGAGCATCATGAGTATATTCATGATACAGGGGCTTATTGTAGGCATAACCGGCACCCTTGCAGGGGTGATTTCCGGCCTGGGTATATGTTACCTGATCTCAAATTACATATTTATTGAGATACCCTCGGATGTCTACCCTGTCTCCACCCTCCCTGTACTGATTGATTACGCTGATGTGATGGTTGTGACAATAGCAGGTTTCCTCTTATCATTTTTAACAACTATATACCCCTCATGGCATGCATCGCGGCTGAACCCGGTTGAGACCCTGAGGTATGAATAG
- the lysS gene encoding lysine--tRNA ligase: MEKTSTVTEDRRKKIDRLKELGINPFPAGFKFNFDSKKAIERFGGISGEELEKDTTPYTFAGRIMAMRVFGKAAFIHIKDNAGKIQAYIRKDKVGDAGYELFKLMDIGDYIGITGSFFKTKTDELTILATEIKLLTKSLRPLPEKWHGLTDVETRYRQRYVDLIVNDDVRDVFITRSKIISFFRNYFNSQGFLEVETPMMQTIPGGATARPFKTYHNALGMDLYLRIAPELFLKRLVVGGLDRVYEINRNFRNEGISVKHNPEFTMIEFYMAYATYEELMLLTEELFSRLLTEIKGSLVIEYQGQKIDFTPPWKRISLYDAIRDIGGTGDEVIKDFEAAVKFAESKKIPILKTDSHVRVLEKIFDELVEHKLINPTFVTGYPTEISPLSRKNDQNPDIVDRFELYITGKEIANAFTELNDPDDQRGRFEKQVALREAGDDEAQYMDEDFVAALEYGLPPTAGEGIGIDRVVMLLTDSPSIRDVILFPHMRHKQS; the protein is encoded by the coding sequence ATGGAAAAAACAAGCACAGTAACTGAAGATCGCAGAAAAAAAATTGATCGATTAAAAGAATTAGGTATTAACCCCTTTCCGGCAGGTTTCAAATTCAACTTTGATTCAAAAAAGGCCATAGAAAGGTTCGGGGGGATTTCGGGTGAAGAGCTCGAAAAAGATACCACCCCATACACCTTTGCCGGCAGGATAATGGCCATGAGGGTATTCGGCAAGGCCGCATTTATCCACATAAAAGACAACGCCGGAAAGATACAGGCATATATCAGAAAGGACAAAGTCGGCGATGCGGGTTATGAGCTTTTCAAGCTTATGGATATAGGTGACTATATAGGCATAACAGGCTCATTTTTCAAGACAAAGACCGATGAGCTGACAATACTTGCTACAGAGATAAAGCTCCTTACCAAATCGTTGAGGCCCCTCCCTGAAAAGTGGCACGGACTTACAGATGTAGAAACACGATACAGGCAGCGTTATGTAGACCTTATTGTTAATGATGATGTGAGGGATGTCTTTATAACAAGAAGCAAAATAATAAGTTTTTTCAGGAACTACTTCAACTCACAGGGCTTTCTTGAGGTGGAAACACCCATGATGCAGACCATCCCCGGCGGCGCAACAGCAAGGCCATTTAAGACCTATCACAATGCCCTGGGTATGGACCTTTATCTGAGGATAGCGCCGGAGCTCTTTTTAAAGAGGCTTGTTGTGGGCGGCCTTGACAGGGTCTATGAGATAAACAGGAATTTCAGGAATGAGGGTATATCAGTAAAACACAACCCCGAGTTTACCATGATAGAATTCTACATGGCCTATGCAACCTATGAAGAGCTTATGCTTCTTACTGAAGAGCTTTTCAGCCGACTTCTCACAGAGATAAAGGGGAGCCTTGTGATAGAGTACCAGGGGCAAAAGATAGATTTTACACCCCCATGGAAAAGGATTTCACTCTATGACGCCATCAGGGATATAGGCGGCACAGGCGATGAGGTAATAAAGGATTTTGAAGCGGCAGTCAAATTTGCCGAGTCAAAAAAGATACCCATCCTTAAGACCGACAGCCATGTAAGGGTGCTTGAAAAGATATTTGACGAGCTTGTTGAGCACAAGTTAATTAACCCCACATTTGTTACCGGGTACCCAACAGAGATATCGCCCTTATCAAGGAAGAATGATCAAAACCCTGATATTGTTGACAGGTTTGAGCTCTATATTACAGGCAAGGAGATCGCTAACGCATTTACAGAGTTGAATGACCCGGATGATCAGCGCGGCAGGTTTGAAAAACAGGTGGCGTTAAGGGAGGCCGGAGACGATGAGGCACAGTACATGGATGAAGACTTTGTTGCTGCCCTTGAATATGGCCTGCCACCAACAGCAGGAGAGGGTATCGGAATAGACAGGGTGGTAATGCTTCTGACTGATTCGCCATCAATCAGGGATGTAATACTATTCCCTCATATGAGACATAAACAATCATGA